In Oryza sativa Japonica Group chromosome 11, ASM3414082v1, the following are encoded in one genomic region:
- the LOC4350322 gene encoding uncharacterized protein, with translation MGGARAQVNKPHKTRFASKASRHAHKIDKVRTGKPEGSHRAAVKGARAARVQRSKAIRDQKRAALLKEKRSSVGSSSAPRVVVLFGLSSSANVRSLAKDLLTIASGDEEKPTSSTVASPTYKLRTTVLEAPYGDLTSCMELAKVADLLAFVLSANSLYDCDSSSPIDDFGSQCLSVFRAMGLPSTAVFIRDLPSENKSRQELKKTAISFVSPELPEDCKFYAADTKDDLHKFMWLFKEQHLSCPHWRNQRPYVMSEEACIKPDDSSGLCTLLMSGYLRAHNLSVNQLVHLSGVGDFQLGQIDILKDPFPINERKNSNAMVSEDSGIQIVDTFVPDPSSQEPLLVENTPDPLEGEQTWPTEAEMEEAYLNNKQRKLKRKLPRGTSEYQAAWIVDDTDDEDGDSENDNQDGAGMVIDEQDHSDNGGDGSDMDVVSHFTEKFDEETIGGTEMADDENLTKEQIEAEIKKIKEANAEDEEFPDEVETPLDVPAKRRFAKYRGLKSFRTSSWDPKESLPQDYARIFAFDNFTRTQKHVLAKMAERDEGTLKDCAQRGSFVRLHLKNVPTEIASKLVHPSRRLPVVVSGLLQHESKISVLHFSIKKHDSYEAPIKSKDSLIFNVGFRQFTARPLFSTDNINCNKHKMERFLHHGRFSVASVYAPICFPPLPLIVLKSRDGEQPAIAAVGSLKSVDPDRIILKKIVLTGYPQRVSKLKAVVRYMFYNPEDVKWFKPVELWTKHGRRGRIKETVGTHGAMKCIFNSSVQQHDTVCMSLYKRAYPKWPEQLYQI, from the exons atgggaggcgcgcgcgcgcaggtgaACAAGCCGCACAAGACACGCTTCGCCTCCAAGGCGTCGCGCCACGCGCACAAGATCG ATAAGGTCAGGACCGGGAAGCCGGAGGgcagccaccgcgccgccgtcaagggggcccgcgccgcgcgcgtccaGCGGAGCAAGGCG ATCCGTGATCAGAAACGTGCTGCTTTGCTGAAGGAGAAGCGCTCTTCCGTTGGATCTTCGAGTGCGCCCCGTGTCGTT GTTCTTTTTGGCCTTTCCTCGTCGGCAAATGTCAGATCACTTGCCAAAGACCTTTTAACCATTGCTTCTGGTGATGAAGAGAAACCAACTTCTTCCACTGTTGCTTCTCCTACATATAAACTTCGAACCACG GTACTTGAAGCACCTTATGGTGATCTTACATCATGCATGGAACTGGCAAAG GTTGCTGATTTGCTAGCATTTGTACTATCAGCAAATTCATTATACGATTGTGATTCGAGCAGTCCAATTGATGATTTTGGATCACAATGCTTGTCTGTTTTTCGGGCCATGGGCTTACCTAGTACAGCTGTTTTCATTCGA GATCTTCCATCAGAAAACAAAAGTAGGCAGGAATTGAAGAAAACAGctatttcttttgtttctcCAGAGCTACCTGAGGATTGCAAGTTCTATGCAGCTGACACAAAGGATGATTTGCACAAG TTCATGTGGCTTTTCAAGGAGCAGCACCTTTCATGTCCACATTGGAGAAACCAGAGGCCTTATGTTATGTCTGAGGAG GCCTGCATAAAACCTGATGACAGTTCAGGGCTGTGCACATTGCTTATGTCTGGATATTTACGTGCCCACAATCTTTCTGTCAACCAGCTT GTCCATCTGTCAGGTGTTGGTGATTTTCAGTTGGGTCAAATTGATATCCTCAAGGATCCTTTTCCTATTAATGAGAGGAAAAACTCCAATGCCATGGTTTCTGAAGATAGTGGTATTCAG ATTGTTGACACCTTTGTTCCAGACCCTTCAAGTCAAGAGCCTTTGCTTGTTGAAAACACCCCAGATCCACTTGAAGGGGAGCAG ACTTGGCCGACAGAAGCTGAGATGGAAGAAGCCTATTTGAACAACAAACAGAGAAAGCTAAAAAGAAAGCTTCCTCGAGGCACTTCAGAATACCAG GCTGCTTGGATTGTGGATGATAcagatgatgaagatggtgatTCTGAGAACGACAACCAGGATGGTGCTGGAATGGTTATAGATGAGCAAGATCACTCAGACAATGGAGGTGATGGTTCAGATATGGATGTGGTATCTCACTTTACGGAGAAATTTGATGAAGAAACAATTGGGGGTACCGAGATGGCA GACGATGAAAATTTGACCAAAGAGCAGATAGAGGCAGAgattaagaaaataaaagaagctaACGCTGAAGACGAAG AATTTCCCGATGAGGTGGAGACACCCTTAGATGTCCCAGCAAAAAGGCGATTTGCAAAATACAGAGGGCTAAAGTCATTTAGGACATCATCCTGGGATCCAAAG GAATCACTGCCACAGGATTATGCAAGAATATTTGCATTCGATAACTTTACAAGAACACAAAAGCATGTTCTTGCTAAAATGGCAGAGCGAGATGAAGGAACCTTGAAGGATTGTGCTCAAAGAGGATCATTTGTGAGGCTCCATCTGAAAAATGTTCCTACTGAGATTGCCTCAAAACTTGTTCATCCATCAAGGAGATTGCCTGTGGTTGTTTCTGGTCTTCTTCAACATGAGTCAAAAATATCGGTTCTCCATTTCAG CATAAAGAAACATGACTCCTATGAAGCTCCTATCAAATCAAAGGACTCCTTAATTTTCAATGTTGGGTTCCGGCAGTTTACTGCTAG GCCATTGTTTTCAACTGACAACATCAATTGCAATAAGCATAAGATGGAGAGGTTTCTACATCATGGGCGGTTTTCTGTTGCCTCTGTATATGCTCCAATTTGCTTTCCTCCACTCCCTCTTATTGTTCTAAAGAGCAGAGATGGGGAGCAGCCTGCCATTGCTGCTGTTGGTTCACTGAAAAGTGTGGATCCGGACCGGATTATTCTTAAGAAAATTGTTTTGACTGG TTATCCTCAACGGGTCTCAAAACTGAAAGCAGTAGTGCGATACATGTTCTACAATCCTGAAGATGTCAAGTGGTTTAAG CCTGTAGAGTTGTGGACGAAACATGGTCGACGTGGCCGAATCAAGGAGACTGTTGGCACTCATG GTGCTATGAAATGCATATTCAATAGCAGCGTCCAGCAGCATGATACCGTGTGCATGAGCCTTTACAAACGCGCTTACCCCAAATGGCCAGAACAGCTCTACCAGATATGA